A region from the Achromobacter seleniivolatilans genome encodes:
- a CDS encoding ABC transporter permease — protein sequence MLYFTIRRLGLALLVALTVSILAFLLLHLSGDPALALAGEGARQADIDMIRKTYGLDRPLAVQYADWLWHILQGDFGTSVYFKTEAGPLILSKLKTTLQLGMGALAFALLISIPLGVLAAIYKGSFIDRICLAIAVLGQALPNFFFALILIMIFSISLRVLPVSGSGTWQHFVMPAIALGYYVAPAFMRLIRAGMIEVLGADYIRTARAKGLPARKIIFKHALRNAIVPVVALAAVQLGYLLGGSVVIETIYALDGLGYLAYQSITYKDYPVMQLIVLLLSVLYVMLTLAADIANAWLDPRIRVS from the coding sequence ATGCTGTATTTCACGATCAGGCGCCTGGGCCTGGCGCTGCTGGTGGCGCTGACCGTATCGATCCTGGCATTCCTGCTGCTGCATTTGTCTGGCGATCCTGCCCTGGCGCTGGCGGGCGAAGGCGCGCGCCAGGCCGACATTGACATGATCCGCAAGACCTACGGCCTGGACCGGCCGCTGGCGGTGCAATACGCCGACTGGCTGTGGCACATTCTGCAAGGCGACTTCGGCACATCCGTGTACTTCAAGACCGAAGCGGGGCCGCTGATTCTGTCCAAGCTCAAGACCACCTTGCAACTGGGCATGGGCGCGCTGGCCTTTGCGCTGTTGATCTCCATTCCGCTGGGCGTGCTGGCCGCCATCTACAAAGGCAGCTTTATCGACCGCATTTGCCTGGCCATTGCCGTGCTGGGACAAGCGCTACCGAACTTTTTCTTTGCGCTGATCCTGATCATGATTTTCTCGATCTCGCTGCGCGTGCTGCCCGTGTCTGGCAGCGGCACCTGGCAGCATTTCGTGATGCCCGCCATTGCGCTGGGCTACTACGTGGCGCCCGCCTTCATGCGTCTGATCCGCGCCGGCATGATTGAAGTGCTGGGCGCAGACTACATCCGCACGGCGCGCGCCAAGGGTTTGCCGGCCCGCAAGATCATCTTCAAGCATGCGCTGCGCAATGCCATCGTGCCCGTGGTGGCGCTGGCGGCGGTGCAACTGGGGTATCTGCTGGGCGGCTCGGTGGTCATTGAAACCATCTACGCGCTGGACGGCCTGGGGTATCTCGCCTACCAGAGCATTACGTACAAGGACTACCCCGTGATGCAGCTGATCGTGCTGCTGCTGTCCGTGCTGTACGTGATGCTGACGCTTGCCGCCGATATCGCCAACGCGTGGCTTGATCCGCGCATCCGGGTGTCCTGA
- a CDS encoding ABC transporter permease: MTTPSLIPSVPGAPAAAPIELSTSTLRWRRLRRNKALLAGGGILAIIMLIALFAPWISPHDPYFQDLAYRTVPPVWYEKGTWLHPLGTDQLGRDYLSRLFYGARISLLIGISVALISGIIGTAMGMAAGYFGGKVDMAVSFLITTRLSMPVILVALATVAIVGGSLWVVILVLGLLKWDRYAVVMRSATQQVRSLEYVAAAQAAGASTWRIVWGEVLPNVVPQLIVIATLEAASAILLEASLSFLGLGVQPPLPSWGLMISEAKAYMFFSFWLIAIPGSALALLIFAINLAGDGLHQLLTPEERA; the protein is encoded by the coding sequence ATGACCACGCCTAGTCTTATTCCTTCCGTACCGGGCGCGCCCGCAGCCGCTCCCATTGAGCTGTCCACGTCGACGCTGCGCTGGCGCCGCCTGCGCCGCAACAAAGCCTTGCTGGCCGGTGGCGGCATTCTGGCAATCATCATGCTGATTGCGCTGTTTGCGCCTTGGATATCTCCACACGATCCCTATTTTCAGGATCTGGCCTATCGCACCGTGCCGCCCGTCTGGTACGAGAAAGGCACGTGGCTGCATCCTTTGGGCACTGACCAGTTGGGCCGTGACTATCTGTCCCGCCTGTTCTACGGCGCCCGCATTTCTCTGTTGATCGGCATCAGCGTGGCGCTGATATCCGGGATTATCGGCACCGCGATGGGCATGGCGGCTGGCTACTTTGGCGGCAAGGTGGACATGGCCGTGTCGTTCCTGATCACCACGCGGCTGTCCATGCCGGTCATCCTGGTGGCGCTGGCTACCGTAGCGATCGTGGGCGGGTCCTTGTGGGTAGTGATTCTGGTGCTGGGTCTGTTGAAGTGGGACCGCTACGCCGTTGTTATGCGCAGCGCCACGCAGCAGGTCCGCTCGCTGGAATACGTGGCCGCAGCGCAAGCCGCTGGCGCGTCAACCTGGCGCATTGTGTGGGGTGAAGTGCTGCCCAACGTGGTGCCGCAACTGATTGTGATTGCGACACTCGAAGCCGCCAGTGCCATTCTGCTTGAAGCCTCGCTGTCCTTCCTGGGCCTGGGCGTGCAACCGCCGCTGCCCTCGTGGGGTTTGATGATCTCTGAAGCGAAGGCCTATATGTTCTTCTCGTTCTGGCTGATTGCCATCCCAGGCTCGGCACTGGCGCTGTTGATCTTTGCGATCAATCTGGCGGGCGACGGATTGCATCAACTGCTGACCCCTGAAGAGAGGGCCTGA